In Panicum virgatum strain AP13 chromosome 4N, P.virgatum_v5, whole genome shotgun sequence, a single window of DNA contains:
- the LOC120670597 gene encoding uncharacterized protein LOC120670597 — MADSFATLAATLLNVNLGFIGMFVFGPGLTTPVPTSLTPASECVAQLPVYQHVASLQSCLVAVLVASIALCAYVKVELAAVEGEHLEHMDEAARRLLRACLLLGVVTSAASVAMGLATYVYVFQVKVMVLSCVSEAARAALAGTYVLATVVCGLVYYKFARVAIFSN, encoded by the coding sequence ATGGCCGATTCTTTCGCGACCCTTGCGGCTACCCTGCTCAACGTCAACCTCGGGTTCATCGGCATGTTCGTCTTCGGCCCTGGCCTGACTACACCGGTGCCGACCTCACTGACCCCGGCGAGCGAGTGTGTCGCGCAGCTCCCGGTGTACCAGCACGTTGCGAGCCTCCAGTCGTGCCTGGTGGCCGTGCTGGTGGCCTCCATCGCACTCTGCGCCTACGTCAAGGTGGAGCTGGCTGCCGTGGAGGGTGAGCACCTGGAGCACATGGacgaggcggcgaggaggctcCTGCGCGCCTGCCTTCTTCTCGGCGTTGTCACGTCCGCAGCCAGCGTTGCGATGGGCCTGGCGACGTACGTGTACGTTTTCCAGGTAAAGGTGATGGTGCTGAGCTGCGTCTCGGAGGCTGCACGAGCGGCACTCGCTGGTACCTACGTGCTGGCCACAGTGGTCTGCGGCTTAGTGTACTACAAGTTCGCGAGGGTGGCCATCTTCTCCAACTGA
- the LOC120670438 gene encoding uncharacterized protein LOC120670438 produces the protein MAPALMKAIAVLLVAAAGACALAVNKTIESDDGDVIDCVDVYQQPAFKHAPPGSRLLLQPEPERSMKAMAAAASLSTPTPQELHPTWRKHGRSCPPGTVAIRRDSPRASPEVARRASPFGRPGGGGGSTYTPQVMDNMKGKVEVAAAYACNMAYLGARVTVPYWKVDVHPDELSMNYLLIGYTLDKSFTPFPGSPPPQTLTNQIAVGLVANDGGVNNNCFNLDCGGFHLTPSPLALGNSFSNADSQIGGERYGVPVGIHRDPTGENWWVTVLDHAIGYYPPTVFDTRFPEAFYVEMGGRVLDTRPGGNHTTTPMGNGMPSCAGSRFAATIMDYHAVNYNGVLANDKADRGVTTTPSCYGVNPLGTDTDRGGYMVSYGGPGGIYCDQAD, from the exons ATGGCGCCCGCCCTGATGAAAGCAATCGCCGTGCTGCTCGTAGCGGCCGCCGGAGCTTGCGCGTTGGCCGTCAACAAAACCATCGAG agcgacgacggcgacgtgATTGACTGCGTGGACGTGTACCAGCAGCCGGCGTTCAAGCATGCTCCGCCAGGGAGCCGACTACTTCTTCAG ccggagccggagcggaGCATGaaagccatggcggcggcggcgtctctcTCGACGCCGACTCCGCAGGAGCTGCACCCGACGTGGCGGAAACACGGGCGGAGCTGCCCGCCGGGGACCGTCGCGATCCGCAGGGACTCGCCCCGCGCCAGCCCGGAGGTCGCTCGCCGGGCCTCGCCGTTCgggcgccccggcggcggcggcggctccacgtACACCCCCCAAGTCATGGACAATATGAAGGGCAAAGTGGAG GTGGCCGCTGCGTACGCCTGCAACATGGCGTACCTCGGGGCTCGGGTGACCGTGCCGTACTGGAAGGTTGACGTCCACCCCGACGAGTTGTCCATGAACTATCTTCTGATTGGGTACACGCTGGACAAGAGTTTCACGCCGTTCCCAGGGTCTCCACCGCCCCAAACTCTTACTAATCAGATAGCCGTTGGCCTCGTG gcT AACGACGGTGGAGTGAACAATAACTGCTTCAATCTGGATTGTGGAGGATTCCATCTTACCCCAAGCCCCTTGGCCCTTGGAAATTCTTTTAGCAACGCTGACTCGCAGATCGGAGGCGAGAGGTACGGCGTGCCAGTTGGCATCCACAGA gacCCGACCGGGGAGAACTGGTGGGTGACGGTGCTGGACCACGCCATCGGCTACTACCCGCCGACGGTGTTCGACACGCGGTTCCCCGAGGCGTTCTACGTGGAGATGGGCGGGCGGGTGCTGGACACCAGGCCCGGCGGCAACCACACCACCACGCCCATGGGGAACGGCATGCCGTCCTGCGCCGGCTCCCGCTTCGCGGCCACCATCATGGACTACCACGCAGTCAACTACAACGGGGTGCTCGCCAACGACAAGGCCGACCGGGGCGTCACCACCACGCCCAGCTGCTACGGCGTCAATCCCCTAGGGACCGACACGGATAGGGGTGGCTACATGGTCtcctatgggggtccgggggGGATCTATTGCGACCAAGCCGATTAG